From Punica granatum isolate Tunisia-2019 chromosome 1, ASM765513v2, whole genome shotgun sequence:
TGTAGGCCATATGTGTCGGAAAACCATATGTGCTTCTTGTTCTGGGGTTATCCTGACCAGCACTTTATTCTAGCAAAATCTTGCTCCCGCTTTGAGCTTATTGCTGGATGTTTTTTTTAAGCCCTTTTGATTGCCAAAATTTGCGTGTGGAATGATTGTATTGCTCGTAACTTTGGTTGATTGCCGTGTATTCCAGACTTATTGATGTGATACTATTCTAGAGACCGAATAGGTTGTTCACTATGTCTTGTGTGTGTCACTGACCATGGATATGGCTGTGGTAAAATATTTGTTATGGACTTGTAATTGAAGGTCTGGCATTCTACTAGGCTGGAATGAGTGATTTGGTTGCTGAATATGGGACCTTGCGATGATTTATTGTGAGCAGTAAGAGGTGCTTGTAGATTTGCTAAAGCTGATGAGTGGTGAACAGTGAATATAATGATATATGGGATTACTGTCATGGAGATAGGTTGATGTAGGTTGTtcctgctgctgctgcatGCTTGCTGCTGTCCTCTTATATTCTTCCCATTTCTCCTCTCTTCTATGTGTCTCCTTACTTAAACACTCCTTCTCTCTAATTTCTCTGTTTCCTCTGCCTCTCATTTGTGATTACTCCTGTGCCTTTTCCATTTCTATTGCCACCAGTCTCTTTGGCCAGAATGAGCGCTTCCCCTCTATTATCCCAGTGAATGAGTATTTTCTGGAGGAAGTGGTTTCAAATGTTTTAGAAGAGTGCGATGTGTCTTCTCTGTTGCATTTTTGGCCAGTCTGTGCCCGAGTTCTGGtcattttataatttgatCCCCATTAGTCAATTAATAAAAGGGTATACATAGGGATCAAAATGTGTGAGATTGGGAGTGGCATCATTTTTTGTTCTTGTAATTGGATTAATGATGGAAACACAAGTTGGATCAATTCTATTGGATGTATTTCGTGGTTCTCATCCTTTAATCATCCTTATTTTGGGTTACCTGTAGTTACCAAGCAACTATACAATGGGTGGACTTCCTTTCCAAGATGCTACTTCAGCGTTGGCTTTGCCAGAGAATGGATCAAAGCATAATCAAGTTTCATCCGTGACAGCACCGGCACCAGAGTCTAAGCCAAAGAAGAAGATCTGCTGTGCTTGCCCTGAaactaagaagttgagagatGAATGCATTGTAGAGCACGGGGAAGATGCTTGTTCAAAGTGGATTGAAGCTCACATCAAATGCCTCCGTGCTGAGGGGTTCAATGTCTGATTTTATCAGAGGTTATTAAGTCGAGAAGATGCATGTGCGTGGATTCTGGGGGTGTGAAATATGCAAATTTTTGTTGTCGAGACAGCAAGTAATGAGGTTATAGAATAAAGTGGCCAACTGACTTTCTCAGATATTGGATATATATCTGTTCATGATTATTCTTGTAAAAAActgaattttttgaattcaACAATTCATTGGCTCAATTTTTATCCTCTTCCCTCGATCACGTTATATTATAGTTGTGTTGTTTCCAATTTAGTAATTGCTAAAGTATGGAGCTGGTGATTGGAAAGATCAACCATGTTTTTACTTATTTGTTGATGCAGTGCACTATCCACGAGCTCATCTGATGGTTTATGGGTATGGTAACTGTGaccattaaaatttttctttttccctgcTAGTCCACTGGTATGATGGAACACTTGCATTGCTTCTTATATGTAGGAAGAAAAACCAGATTGGTTTGAAGGAGAATGATAGCCTTATGATTGCCAATGTATTAATGCAAGAGAAGAGAGGTATCCTCTTGAAGTATAATTTAGTGGATTATATCAAGAGATATCCTCTTGAAGTATAATGTTGGGGCATGTTTACTTCATATTTAGATTCTGTATTCtgacatctcttttcatctTCTCTCTGTTACATATTTTATTAACGCAATTTAATGCAGCCAAGTAAGATTCCCTCCTTATGATATTTCGTGACTTTCTTGCTCTCCGTGACTTGATATGTTTTATATGTGATTGGTATGTTTGCTTAAGTCGGACTTGAAGGCGCATTGCTTGATCCCATCACCACAGTTGCGAGGTAGACATCATTGTTTATGAAGTAATGTATTGTGTAGACATCAGTTTACACTAATAATAGTGTTTTATTAGACCACAGAAAGCCACACCTGTGGCCGCTACATCCATATAAAATCACAGAACACTCTCATGATAGACACATACATTACTGGACTAGAACACAGGCATCAACAGGAAATTAACATCAGAGCCACATTATTAGGATTGTTTCAGTTCCTGCAGATACTACATAATGATAATCATATCATTCGCTTAATGACCACAGGTGCAATTGGTGCAGGAGCAGCTGCTTCCGCACTTGCACTTGCCGTCATTCTCAGCCGCTGGAGCATCCATGACAACAGCGTCATCATAGCTGCACAAGTGAGACAATACAATCATCCAGCATGGTGTGTATAATGACTTAAAAACGAGTCTACCTCCCTAACAATGGTTTGACTCTTCCTTAATCCAGTAAGAAACCCACGTCCCTGAACTGCTTTTTCATTCTCATTGATGtttcttttcatctatttataTTCAATATTTAGTGCCGTTGGTTTAGCCTGTCGGCCATTGTCTATCTACCATGGAAAAACTAGTTTGTCTTCTATTTTCCCTCTTTGTGTTTCTTTTTCCCATCTTATGCCAGTAGAGTTCTCCTGTTTcgatttttttgaatttgagaTAAGCAGTTTGGAGTAAAGTAGGCTAACCCCTCTGTTGATATTTCCATGTTTATCAGTTAGTTTCATCGGGAGCAATATCTGGTTCTAGGAATTTTTGTTTCAGGGAGTAGATTTTCCAGGTTTCTATGAGATACTGATGGAACTATTTGTATTTTCACTTGACATACTCGCTTATCATAGCAGTCTAAGCTACTACAGCTGTTCCGAGACATCTGTTAAACTGCTTTATcagaaaataaataacaataaaagCACATTGAGAAATAGGCATGGTACCTCTTCTCGGTCTCCACAACGTCAATAGTGTAGCTGCTTCCCTTCTTCCTGCAGTCATAAAAACTTCACGTCTTAATCACCCATGTAAAAAATTACATGTCTGATAGGCCATGCTATGTTTgtatcatatatattgcatgaTCGTATATGAGTCGGTAATGACCCTAGCTTCAGATCTAGCAAGTATAAACATGCTAGGACATCCAGTATAGAAGTAGTTGTATATAGACACTTGCATATGGAAAAGTTTAGAAGCACTTACACGCACTGGCTCTTGTCAGCACAGTCGCAGTTGCCACAGTCGGCCATAGGTGATCTAGGTAGTTGTAGCAGAGagaaggattttcagctcttgcttgct
This genomic window contains:
- the LOC116189571 gene encoding cytochrome c oxidase copper chaperone 2 — its product is MGGLPFQDATSALALPENGSKHNQVSSVTAPAPESKPKKKICCACPETKKLRDECIVEHGEDACSKWIEAHIKCLRAEGFNV
- the LOC116189582 gene encoding metallothionein-like protein type 3; this translates as MADCGNCDCADKSQCVKKGSSYTIDVVETEKSYDDAVVMDAPAAENDGKCKCGSSCSCTNCTCGH